Proteins encoded by one window of Rutidosis leptorrhynchoides isolate AG116_Rl617_1_P2 chromosome 7, CSIRO_AGI_Rlap_v1, whole genome shotgun sequence:
- the LOC139859349 gene encoding uncharacterized protein, which translates to MAFMCGSFANQEDDFVASWSIPPTPKKKLTKRRHSFCSRSKKDHNNPYSNRGLDKFEALLADLDGKRQKIYTQKGSEDISLIRFVYSNSNDVKPIVVKIKDHRKQEKDIDNQHQHILDNTKTSLQSPKHEVSDEKVVQPTKVPFFDNYKRLISVGQLRKKLGEWWKPWYSLPFFLILILVFLVFFERSFAILCTSLGWYMVPSINRTSENLKRRPKKMVKKVFDRV; encoded by the coding sequence ATGGCTTTCATGTGTGGATCTTTTGCCAACCAAGAAGATGATTTTGTAGCTAGTTGGTCAATTCCACCAACTCCTAAAAAGAAATTAACAAAAAGAAGGCATAGTTTTTGTAGTAGAAGCAAAAAAGACCACAATAATCCTTATTCGAATCGTGGTCTTGATAAATTTGAAGCTCTTTTGGCTGATCTTGATGGGAAAAGACAAAAGATTTATACACAAAAAGGGTCGGAAGATATCTCGTTGATTCGATTTGTGTACTCAAATTCTAATGATGTGAAACCAATTGTTGTCAAGATCAAAGATCATAGAAAACAAGAAAAAGACATTGATAATCAACATCAACATATACTTGACAACACAAAAACAAGTTTACAATCTCCTAAACATGAGGTGTCAGATGAAAAGGTGGTGCAACCAACAAAAGTACCATTCTTTGATAATTACAAAAGGTTGATTAGTGTTGGTCAATTGAGAAAAAAGCTTGGTGAATGGTGGAAGCCTTGGTATAGTTTACCTTTTTTCTTGATCTTGATTTTAGTCTTTTTGGTGTTTTTCGAAAGGTCTTTCGCGATATTATGTACTTCTTTAGGGTGGTATATGGTGCCTTCAATTAATCGGACATCTGAAAATCTGAAGAGACGGCCAAAGAAAATGGTGAAGAAAGTTTTTGATCGAGTTTGA
- the LOC139857786 gene encoding uncharacterized protein yields MSNNNQSLTSLLPTETLDLETGLSLTPRFKLNLTIYRSDTSVKPLDEWQLKTSIINFLKSTFSVTVPEHDLHVRKFKDLKKRKREDPVARGTLFIRELGFLSKYNGDEQEKKVNEWKKNVVAKLDGIELSLAGVRFKLSVDVPKSDEFDEIRKEWEEIEAFGADRGYSRGRKREPDTIVLRGLPSRWFAETRVSSKPSMLVTHTIFSTLGKIRNLDVAEDDGFGKDEDNEDIVPGLQCKIVVRFEDHKEFSKAFKVLCGRSLQKQGSRLMADYEVTWDKDDFFRNARSQNEANSRSISKSYDGNYRSETVRYQSHVPRYSENNSRSKRFKE; encoded by the exons ATGAGCAACAATAATCAGTCCTTAACCTCCCTTCTCCCAACCGAAACCCTAGATTTAGAAACCGGTTTATCTCTAACTCCCCGGTTCAAACTCAACCTCACCATCTACCGGTCCGACACTTCCGTTAAACCGCTCGATGAATGGCAACTCAAAACCTCCATAATCAACTTCCTCAAATCCACATTCTCCGTCACCGTTCCCGAACACGATCTCCATGTTCGTAAATTCAAAGACTTGAAAAAACGTAAACGTGAGGATCCTGTTGCTCGCGGTACGCTGTTTATTCGTGAGTTAGGGTTTTTATCGAAATATAATGGTGATGAACAGGAAAAGAAGGTTAATGAATGGAAGAAGAATGTTGTTGCGAAATTGGATGGAATTGAGTTGAGTCTTGCTGGAGTTAGGTTTAAATTGAGTGTTGATGTTCCGAAATCGGATGAATTTGATGAAATTAGGAAAGAATGGGAAGAAATTGAAGCTTTTGGTGCAGACAGAG GATATTCGAGGGGTAGAAAAAGGGAACCTGACACAATTGTGCTGAGAGGTCTTCCGTCGCGTTGGTTTGCCGAGACTAGAGTTTCATCTAAGCCCTCAATGTTGGTTACTCATACTATTTTTTCTACATTAGGAAAGATCAG GAATCTTGACGTTGCTGAAGATGATGGTTTTGGCaaagatgaagataatgaagacatAGTTCCCGGTCTTCAGTGTAAGATTGTGGTTCGGTTTGAGGATCATAAGGAGTTTTCTAAGGCCTTCAAGGTGTTATGTGGGAGGTCACTGCAAAAG CAAGGATCACGTTTAATGGCTGATTATGAAGTAACCTGGGACAAGGACGACTTTTTTAGAAATGCTAGAAGTCAAAATGAAGCAAATAGTAGATCAATATCAAAATCCTATGATGGCAATTATAGAAGTGAAACTGTTAGATATCAATCGCACGTACCTCGTTATTCTGAAAACAACAGCCGCTCAAAGAGATTCAAG GAATGA